The nucleotide sequence CTGGCGGCCGACGCCCTGCGCGTGCAGGGCTACCAGGTGCTCGAGCAGCGCTTCCGCTACGGCCACTCGGACGTGGACCTGGTGGCGCGGCGGGGAGCGGTGGTGGTGTTCGTCGAGGTGAAGGCGCGGGCCGACGAGCGCTTCGGCGCGGCCTCGGAGGCCGTGACCGCTCGCAAGCAGGCCAACCTGGTGCGGGCGGCCTCGGTGTGGCTCACGCGGCACGGGCGGGCCTGGAACAGCATCCGCTTCGACGTCATCACGGTCACGGGCGGGAAGCTGGAGTGGCTGCAGGATGCCTTTCGCCCGGGTTGGCGATAGGGGCGACTGGCGGAATGGGAGGTTCGGTATATATTCGGGTGGGAACGAGAGGGTGGTAGGTTGTGGGTCGGAGGTGGTGGAGAGGCCGCCCGGGGCGGGTTCTTGGCTCTCGACACTGGCAATTCGTGACCACTCGCAACTTGCCGTCCGGCAACTCCACTGAACTCTGCATTCCGAGGGACTGATGGCTCCA is from Gemmatimonadales bacterium and encodes:
- a CDS encoding YraN family protein, giving the protein MLKSDPSTWKDPRHRAGARAESLAADALRVQGYQVLEQRFRYGHSDVDLVARRGAVVVFVEVKARADERFGAASEAVTARKQANLVRAASVWLTRHGRAWNSIRFDVITVTGGKLEWLQDAFRPGWR